A genomic region of Solanum dulcamara chromosome 2, daSolDulc1.2, whole genome shotgun sequence contains the following coding sequences:
- the LOC129880591 gene encoding protein OXIDATIVE STRESS 3 LIKE 1-like: MSIVLGRNNSSDHRIETSGFPHGMTSIPIYNSPEFGVGDPRDQEDDRSSSFSSSSSSSSIGRNSDESPAGRSSSDGDGEEIQSPFKPGGLDNLDTLEEVLPIKRSISMFYAGKSKSFTSLADAASISSVKEIVKQEDAYTRKRKNLLAHNNFFGKNRSFFPGIGNGGMYKRPINSRSSSALAATMSCSDSNYSSESLNSSPSSPCLSRPPLPPQTRRYSRASSLSPPEQKFNAWRSFSLSDLQGAAIAATPSLTGIKE; the protein is encoded by the exons ATGTCGATTGTGTTGGGAAGAAATAATTCAAGTGATCATCGGATCGAAACTTCTGGATTCCCCCACGGAATGACGTCTATTCCGATCTATAACTCGCCGGAGTTCGGTGTCGGAGATCCTAGGGACCAGGAGGACGATCGGAGCTCTTCTTTctcatcttcttcctcttcttcatcgATCGGAAGAAATAGTGATGAGTCGCCGGCCGGTAGATCATCATCGGACGGGGATGGCGAAGAAATACAGAGTCCATTCAAACCTGGAGGTTTGGATAATTTGGATACCTTAGAGGAGGTTTTGCCTATCAA GAGGAGCATTTCAATGTTTTATGCTGGTAAATCGAAATCTTTCACCAGTCTAGCAGATGCAGCTTCAATTTCCTCCGTTAAAGAAATTGTCAAGCAAGAGGATGCATACACCAGGAAACGCAAGAACCTGCTTGCTCACAACAATTTCTTTGGCAAAAATCGAAGTTTCTTCCCAGGTATCGGTAATGGTGGGATGTACAAGAGACCGATCAACTCTAGAAGTTCATCAGCTCTAGCTGCAACTATGAGCTGCTCTGACAGTAACTATAGTTCCGAGTCTTTGAACTCAAGCCCGTCATCACCTTGTCTCTCTCGTCCTCCTCTTCCTCCACAGACACGAAGGTATAGCAGAGCATCCTCATTATCTCCTCCTGAACAAAAATTCAATGCATGGAGGTCTTTCTCCTTATCTGATCTGCAAGGTGCTGCTATTGCTGCAACTCCCAGCTTAACGGGAATAAAGGAGTAA